The window GAGCTTCGTGAGCGCCCGCCGTAGTGCAGCTCCCATTCGGCTCCGGATGCCTCGGCGTGTTCGATCATCGGAAGAATCGGCGTGATGCCGATCCCGCCGGCAACGAACACGTACCGTGGCGACGGGGTGAACCGGAAGTTGTTGCGCGGCCATCCGACCCGGACGCTGTCACCCTCCTGCAGACGGTCGTGTACGGCTTCTGATCCGCCGCGACCGTTAGTCTCACGCAGCACTCCGAGACGCCATCGACCTCGATCAGCGGGCGACGACGAGAGCGAGTACTGTCGGATGACAACGCCGCCGTCGACTGGCACGGCTAGGTCGACATGGGCGCCTGGCTGCCACTCGGGTAGCGAATCGCCGTCGGGGTGCGCTAACTGCAGCGCGACCACGCCGTCAGCGGCGGCGTCCTTGCCCACGAGCGTGAGGTTCATCTCACGCTTGACGTTCTTCTTGGACTTCTCGATGTCATCGACGTCCCAGGTCACCGGCAGGTTCGTGCGCACCGGCAGCAGCGCCATCTTGATGAATTCGAGGGGGAAGTCGGGCGCCGGCCGCAGCGATGGCAGACGCTCGAACAGCACTTTCAGCCCGGTGGCACCCTGGACGCGGGCGAGTTCCTGTCCGAGGCAGGTGTGCCGGCCCTGTGTGAACGCGAGGTGATCACGCGGGTTCTCGCGATGGATGTCGAAATCCCAGGCGTCCGCATGGTGAGCCGGATCCGTGTTAGCGCTGGCCAGCGATACCCAGACCATGTCGCCCTTCTTGATCTGCACGCCCGAAAGCTCAAGATCGTGCATCGCCTTACGCGAGGCGAACGGCGATGACGGGCGCCGACGGATCGTCTCTTCGAACACGTTGGCCCACAGCGTCGGGTCTTCGATGGCCTCGTCGATATACTGCGGCTTCGCACTCAGGAACAGGATCGCGTTTGTCATCGCCTGCGCCGTGCTGTCGGTGCCTGCCATTGCGAACTCGCACACCTTGATGGCCACCTGCGCGACGGAGAGCACGTACTGGCCATCCGCATCGCGCTGGACGGCCATCTCACTGATGAAGTCGGTCCCCGGGTTCGCGCGCCGCGCGGCGACGACCTGTGACATCTCCGCGAACGCGGACGAGAAGCGATCCCACACCTCATCGACCATCTCCTGAGGCATTTCCTCCTGCGCGGAGGAAAGCACGCGCCCCATGTCGCGACGCAGACGACGCATGAGCTCGTCGTATTCGTACCCGAGCCCAAGGTGAGCGAGAATCGTCTGGGTCGTCAGCTCGATGCAGTACTCGGCCATGATGTTGGCCGATCCCTGGTGCTCGATCTTGTCGATGATGCGATGCGCGCGTTCCTCGATCTGCGGGCGCAGCGACTCCATCCGGGCCTTCGTGAATCCGCGCAGCGCGATGTTGCGATGAACCGTGTGGTCCTCCGGATCCATCCCGACGATCAACTGTGCCATGAGCCCCGGCGGCACGATCTTCTGGTAGCTCTCAGGCACCTCTATCGTCGCGGTGTTGCCCGACGATGAGAACTCGGTCCAGTCCCCGAGTACCTTGAGGATGTCCTCGCGCTTGGTGACGATCCACGCGTTCAGCCACGGGTACCAGAACACCGGGTGCTCGTCGCGCACGGCGGCCACATGGCGGGCTGGGTCGCGATAGTAGTCGTCGCTCATCGCGTCGAATGCGTGGGCGGTGTGCAGCCCCCGGTAATCGGTTGGGGCGGTCAGAAGGTCGGTCATGTCGAAATCCGTTGTTCTCTGGGGTGTGCGGTCAGAGTGCGGCGGCGATGGCCATCGTCGACAGCTTCTGGAAGCGGGCGACGTTCTCGCTTTCCTCCATGACGCCTGCGGACAGGAACGTGAAGGTGAAGTCGCGTTCCGGGTCGATCCAGAACAGCGACGATCCGGCGCCGTAATTGCCGTGCGTGCGCGGCGAGGTGAACGGCCCGAAGAAGTTCGGGGCGGTCCCCGCGCCCGACAGCGAGAACCCGAGGCCGAAGTTGCCCTTCGGGATCTCCCAGCCCCGCTCTCGCGCCATCTGGGCATACAGGTCGTTGGGCATGTCGCCCGTCTGCAACGTCGTGGCTTGGTCGAGGATCGCGGGCGCGACGAGGTGCTGGCCGTCTTTCTCGCCGCGGCGGCGCAGCCACTCGGCGAAGGCGTGCACGTCGTCGGCGGTCGAGACCGATCCAACCCAGGGGATCTCGGCATCCGGCGTGATCGCCTCGTTGAGCCCCTCGATGTCGGCCGGCTGCAGGAAACCGCCCTCGGGCAGGTACGCCTTCAACGGCACTGCACGGTCAGCGCGGTCGGCCGGCAGACCGAACGAGGTGTCGTCCATGCCCAGAGGTCGGAACAGGAGGGTCTGGGCGAGCTCGCCGAAGGATTCAGCCCCGTAGGCGCGGCGGACCATCTCTCCCATGAGCGCGTGGTTGATCGCCGGCGCGTAGTTCAGGTTTTCACCGGGCTCGAACAGCACATCGACGCGCGAGAGCGCCTCGATGACATCGGCAAGAACCCCGAAGCGATCCGGTCCCAGCCCCGGGTTAGGTGTCGGAGGCAGCCCCGAGCGGTGCGTAAACAGGTGCACGAGGTTGATGCGGTCCTTGCGGAGCATGTGGAACGGGTCGGTGCCGAAGAACTCGGGGATGAGATCGACGACCCGGGTGGACAGGGCGAGTCTGCCTTCGCTGACCGCACGCAGCGCCATGAGGTTCGTGAAGGCCTTCGTCAGCGACAGCACGCGGAAGACGTCGTTCGGCTGAAGTTCGCGGCCAGTCGCGCGTTCGGCCCACCCGACGGTCGTATCCAGCACCTTCTGCCCGCCGCGGGCGAGGATCACGTGCACGCCGTCATAGGCGCCGCGCTCGATGTCCGAGACGATCTCGGCGACGAACCGCTCGAGCGCCCGGGGGTCGACGTCATCGCGGGCGACGACGTCTGCCGCGTTGGTCCGCGATACAGGAATTGTCATCGGACGCTCCTTCACACCATCACGAGCCCGCCCGAGGGCGAGATCGTCTGACCGGTCAGGTACGACGCCGAGGCGCCCGCGAGGAACAACACCATCTGGGCGATCTCCTCGGGCTGTGCCGCGCGGCGGATCGGCTGCATGCCGATCAGGAAGTCGGCGAACTCGTCGTCGCTCTGACGGAACAGCGGGGTGTCGATCGCGCCGGGGGCCAGCGCATTGACGCGGATGCCGAAGGGCGCGAGTTCCGTCGCCGCTTCGCGGGTCAGCCCGAGCACGGCTGCCTTGGATGCAGGGTAGTAGGCGGGCATCGTCACGCCCATGAGGGCCGCAGCCGATGAGAAGTTGACGATCGAGCCCGAACCCCTCGCTTTCATTAGCGGTACGGCCGCGCGCATGGAGTAGAACATGCCGTAGAGATTGATCTTCATGACGCGATCGAAGTCGTCGTCAGTGACGTGCTCGAGGAACTCCGAGTTGTGCTGACGTCCCTCGCGCACAGCGTCGAAGACCTTGCGGTTCTCATCGTTGAGCGCATCCAGTGCAGCACGGTTCGGAGCGTTCACGCCGGCAGCGTTCACGAGGATGTCGAGGCCGCCCTGCTCAGCGTCGACCTGGGCGAAGGCCTGCCGGACGGCGGTGCTGTCGGAGATGTCCATCGCGAGCCCTGTCGCCCGAGCGAGGCCTGCGAACACATCCACAACCGCAGGTGCGATATCGAGACCGTAGACGATGGCTCCCGCCTCGTGTAGAGCCCGCGCCGTGGCCAGGCCCATACCCGACCCGGCTCCGGTGACGACGGCGACTGCGCCTGTGAATTCCATGTGCTCCTCCTCGAGCGAGACCGGCTTGCTCATCGATCAGCCAAGAACGAGTGTGCCACATTCACTAGACATCTGTCTAGTGAATGTGCACACCAAGAGGAATCGCTAATGCGCGGTAACAGCCTCGATCAGCTTGGTCGGACGGATCACCAGGCCGCAGACGATCGCCACGAGAACGGCAGCCCCGGCGACCGCATACCCGATGTCGAATAGCCCCGCGGTCGGAATCGCCACCCCCTCAACCACGTCACTGTTGGCCGCCTCCAGCGCCGCGAAGATGGCACTGCCGAGCGACGACGACGCCAGCGCGACCGAGACGTACAACGAGGCGGTCCCGGCCGCCGTCTCTTTGGGTGCTTCGGCGGTGATCACCGACAGAGCGGTCGTCAGCAAAGTCGTGTACCCGAACCCGAACATCAGAATCGCCACAGCAATAGCGATCAGCGACCCGTAACCGAAGCGCAGCGTCGCGAATGCCGCCATCAGCAGCATTCCGCCGATCACTAGCACCGCGCCCGCCGACAGGCGGCGCACGAGGATCGGGATGCTCTTGGCGGCGACGAGTCCCGCCACCGTCATCGGCAGGAAGACGAAGGCGCTTTGGAACGGCGTGAACCCAAAGCCCGCGCCCAGCGCACCGCCGGGCAAGGCCAGCAGTGTGAGAGTGAGGTTGTACAGCAGCATCCCGCACACTCCCAGGGTCACGAAGACGAGATACGCAGGTGTGAGGTTGCGACCGCGCAACAAGCGCACCTCAAGGAGCGGGTTCTTGGCCTTCGACTCGACCCGAAACGCCGCCAGCAGCACGATCACGCCACCGATTACCAATGCGATGGTCGTCGGGGACGTTACACCCCAGGTTGTCGACTGCGCGATGCCGACGCACAGCAGCGTGAGCCCGAGTCCGAGCAGAAGCACGCCGCCAACCTCGATACGGTGGCGCGTTCCGGCGACCTTACGACGGGCATCCGAGTCCTTGCCCCAGATGAGGAAGGCAACCAGGCTCAATAGCGTCAGCACACCACCCGTCCAGAATGCTGTGCGCCACGTGCCGCCGAGTTCGATAATCACGCCGCCCAGCAGGAAGGCCGTGAAGATCCCGATGGCCTGTCCTCCGGCGATGACCGCGACCGCACGCGTGCGATCACGGACGGACAGGCGGGCGTTGAGGATACCGACGCACAGCGCCTGCCCCGCCATCGTGCCGGTCAGTGCACGGCCGATCACAAGCACTATGAAGTTCGCGGCGACCGCTGAGATCACGAAGCCCACAGTGATACCCACGACCGAGACGACCATAAGTCGCCGATGTCCGTACACGTCGCCAGCTTTCGACAGCAGCGCGATCGTCGCGGCGCCGAAGATGGTCGTGCTCATCAGCGCCCAGGTCGCCTGACCAGGGCTCAGCACGAGCTCGGTGCTCATCGACCCGTACAGCGGGATCGCCATCATCGTGCCAACTTCGTTCAACAGCTGCAGTACCGAGAAGGTCAGAGCCATGGCAAGTCCTGCACGGCGCCAGGGCAGGAAGACGCTGGGGCGGCGGGGGTCCCGGGGTGACCCGCTGAGGACTGCGTACCGATGTTGGATGACGTCATCGTCTCAACTCTCCTTCGAGTGCGGCGTCGGTGCCGCACTCCCGAGAGAATAACCGAAATACTAGACAGTTGTCTATTGAATTGTCAGAGGCGACCCGAGGCCGAAGACCATCGTCGCGGCGATTTCCTCGATGATCGTGGCCAGGAATTCGGGCCGCTCGCCAATGATTCCGAAGTAGAACGCACGGTCGATCGTCATCGCCAGCGCCGTCAGCCGAGCGTTGGCGCGACGGGGCTCGAGGCCGGATTCGACCAGGCGCGCCACCAGCTCGGGCAGTTCAGCCACGATGTGCCCGTACGACTCGAACCACTCGTCGGCCACAGAGGACTCGGCGGCCATCGCCTGCGCGATCGCGCTGAACTCGATGCGGTAGCGACGCCAGGTCTCGGCGTGGCCAAGCAGCCAGTCCTTCAGCGCACCCTGCTCGAGCGGCACAGTGGCCAGCGCGCGGTAGTCCGAAAGGATGTCGGGCTCGGCCTTGCGCATCTGCTCGAGGACGATCTCAGCCTTGGACCGGAAATGCAGATAGAACGTGGCGCGAGAGACCCCCGCGGCTTTCGCGATCGCGTCAGTGGTTGTCGCTCCGTACCCCTGCGCGATGAACAGTCCACGCGCGGCATAAGTCAAGGCTTCACGAGTCCGTCGCTTGCGTTCTTCATGCGATACCCGCCCAGCGTTACCGCTCACCATCGTCGGCTCCGTTCCGTCGCCTCCCATCCTTGCAAATCGGCAGGCGCACTACGATGACACAATCATGGACGCCTACCTCGAGTGGAGCATCAAGCTCAGCCTGCTCATGTACGCCAGCACCGCACCTGGTGGCAGCATCCGCGCCGAGGGCGTGACCTCCGTCGACGGGCAGTTCCGCTTCCCGCTGGCCCCGTCGCTGGGCGGCACTGACGAGTACGCGTCGACCGGTTCGGTCACTCTGTTTGCTCATTATGGGATGCCACTGACGACGTTTTCCTCGCTGCGCGTGCACCGCAGTGCCGATGAGGGCTGGCTGCTGTCGAACTCGCCAACGGAAGGAAACCCCGTCGACGCGTTCCGCCTTGGAGCCCCCAGCGGCACCGGGGCAGCGCTCGTCTTCGACGACGTAACACTTACCGAGACGGGCGCAGAGATGTTTGCGGGCTACTACAAAGCCGGAGAGATTTTCGACCCGATCGATATTCAATTCCCGTGCTGAACATCCGCTGACGGGCGCGAACATATTCAGCACAAGGCCCCCGAGTCCGAACGAAGGCGGCCACAAAAGCGGGTGAACTTCCCATCCTCGATTTTGCTGCTCACGACTCAGTAGGCGGCCGACTTCCTCGGCATCTCCCGGCTGACCCTCATGCAGCTACTTGACAGGGGCCGGATTGCGTTCCAGAGGCCGGGTCGGCACCGATGTGTCGGTCGCCGCCGGAGTCTCAGCACAAAGAATGCCGTCAACATCCCCACCCCGTGCCCGCATCGGCCACACTCGAGTGATGCTGGCCTCGCAGAACGCTCTCCGCACCACCGCGCTGCTCGCGCCGCTGATCATCGCCGGTGCATTGACCGGGTGTGCCACCACCGCGCCGGGCGGCGACACCGAACAGGCCACTCAAGCGCGCCATGCCGCCGCCGAGATCGCCCGGCACCTGTACCGCGGGCCGACTGACACGATCGACGACTACGCCCGCTGGGCCGACGACGACCTCGCCGGCCGCGACTCTCCCCAACTGATCGGGTACACGACCTACCCTGATGCGACCCACAACGATCCGTTCGGCGCGCTGCAGCTGCGGGTCACGGTCGAGCGATACGACGGCGCCGACCCGTATGTGGCCTGCTTCGAGTCGCAGTTCGACTACTGGGGCGTGGTCACCGACAACCACGCCGGATGGGACGACGACAACGCGGTCACCCACCCCATCGAGTGCCCGGCGGATGCGCAGCCCCTCACCCCACCCGTCGACACCCGGCCGATCTACGTCGTGCCTGACGGCACCGACGATGTCGTCGTCGACGTCCTCACCCTGGCGACTGCGCACGACTCGGCCGCGGACGTCCTCGCCGACGTGAACAAGCGGATGCCGCAGCCCACCGGCGATCGCGAGGTCGCGTTCGAGCCGTCCGTCACGATCGGCGACCAGCAGATCGGGTTCGCGATGGGCGATGCCGATGAGTGCCTGCTCGCGGTGCGGCGGGCCTCCGGCGACGTCGAGGTGCTCAACATTCCGCGCGTGCTGCTGCAGCCGGGAGAACTGGGATGCCGCGCCGAAACGGCCCTGCGCCCGGTCGATCAGCTGCGCGCGCCGCACTGAGCGTTGGGGCGGCCGCGCCGCGCCTCGGCGCCCCATGAGATCGACGCCGACGGCAGGGCGAGATCGGGGGAAGCATCCCAGCCGTCTGGCCGTCCCCGTTCCCAGCTAACCTACAAACGTGGCGACCACCTGTTCGCGGCAGGGATGGGGGTGGATCTCGCGGTGTATCCAATCATCGTGATCGTCGGGGCATCCGAAATCAGAGTGAAGGAGCAGCCGGTGGACGTCGCTGTCCTACACGACCGTGAACTGGTGCGCTGGCTGGAGAAGCGCCCCGCAACGCTCGATGACAGTGCACGCCAGCAGATCACCGTGCTTGCTTCCGACGCATCGACATGGCCGTCAGTGTCGCGGCAGAACTTCGTCGACGTCGCAGCATTCGACGAGCTGCAGCGTGAAGTACGCGGAGCGAAGCGAGTTCGGATCATCTGGGCGATGCTGGGACCAATCGCCGCGATCGCCGCGGCTGGTGCGCTCCTCCTCAACGTGATGATGTGAGGTCAGCGTCTCTTCTGACGTGCTCACATTTCGCCCGCAAACACCTCCAGCAACCCTCGGTCGCGCACGAACACCGGGATCCGCTCCAGCGGTGCAGCCACGGTGACCGCCTGACCACCGACGACGCTCTCCCCGGTCCACGCGTCCGCCCACTCACCCTCGGGCAGATAGACCTCACGCGCGGTAGCACCCTCCTCGAGCACGGGGGCGACGAGGATGTCGTCGCGAGCAGCCACTCGACGTCGGCCGTCCACACCTCGGGATCATCGGGCCAGTCGAAGAACAGCGGGCGCATCAGCGGCTTGTCGGTTGCGATCGTCTCGGCGGCGGATCGCAGCAGGTACGGAACGAGTCGCTCCCGCAGCTGCGCGTACCGGCGGAACAACGGCAGCACCCGCGCATCGCCGGTGCGCTCAGCGATGTTCGTACCGACGGGCCTCTGGCGGATTACCTCGAGCGGACTCCCGAGCTCTGGGACTAGGCCCACGGTGATCTTCAACGTCGTCGCTCTGCGCGTCCGTCACGAGCGAGAGTTCGACTCCATCCGCACCATGCCGGCTCGGTTGCGCCATGATCAAATCATGCGCAGCGCATCCGAGCAGGCGGCGATCCGGCAAGACGTCTTCCACTGGCTGGACGACGTCTTCATCGGCCATGGCGGTTACGAGATCCATCACACGGTGCTTAAGTCATACACCTGGCGTGGCGAGCGCCTCCCGCTGCTCGACACGGGGCGCGGCATCCGCAATCCCGAAGAGTTCTCGTCGACGCTTACGATCATGTCTGGCTGGAAAAAGAATCAGTACGAGGACTACGAGAGTGACAACGGCTGGGTCACATACCATTACCGCGCTGGTGAGGGCGGGGATAACATCAAGCTGATCCGCGCTTACGAGAACCGCGACCCCATCGTGTACTTCCGCGCCGTCCGGGAGGGTTACTACCTTCCGTATTACCCGATCTACATCGCCGAGAATGATCCAGCCGAACGCGTCGTTCGCTTCCCTCTCGATGAGGGCCTCGCCGTACTCGGCGACCCAACGACATACAGCGCCGCACAGAAGCGGTACGCCGATGCCCTTGTCCGCACGCGTCTTCACCAGCCGATCTTCCGGGCGCGCGTGCTGCATGCCTACAGCGGATCATGCACCGTCTGTGAGCTCAAGCACTCTGAGCTTCTTGATGCCGCTCACATCATCCCCGACGCGTCAGAACACGGTGTAGCCCATGTGACGAACGGACTGGCAATGTGCAAAATCCACCATGCTGCGTACGACCGAAACCTCATGGGCATCACCGCCGACTTCGAGGTGCGTATCAACTCTGACCTGCTGCTCGAAGTGGATGGCCCCATGCTGAGACACGGGTTGCAAGAAATGCACGGCCAGCAGATTCACTTACCCACTCGACGCACGGAGCGCCCTTCCCAAGATCGCCTCGCAGAACGATTCGAGGAGTTCGCGAAACACTGATGTCGATACTTCGACGTTCGGCGACTCCACGATATGACTCGACCTGGCTGACCCGGTTTTGTATGTGCTGGGACCGGCTGCGGCACGAGCTCTCCGGTCGGCTCACTCGACGAACGGCGAGCTCCCCATGTAGGCGGTGCGCAGACCCAGCGCCGATGCGATCGCGTCGAGAAACGCTTCGTTGGTCATGAACCACTCCTTGCCGACCTCGTTGCGACGCAACTCGGGGCGACGCGGGTTGATATGGCCCGCTGTGCGCAAGAGCGCATGGAAGGCGTTCTCCAGGCGCAATAGGTCCTGATCGGGTGAAGCACTGTATGCCCGAACCACAACCAGGGGCTCCGGCATGTGTGCCCGTGCGCCCGTGCGGTGGTCAGCGATTCGTCGCCCGATGTCGTTCGCGCGCCCGACCTTGATGAGCGTCGTCCCCATCTTTTCGTCTGCGCGCCTCTCCAGGTACCACCCGTAAGAGAACGCATAGATCCCGGCGACGCCTGCGAGGTCAGCCGACGCGAGGTCATCGTCGTGCTCATCGGACCTGCTCTGCAACTCTTCCGACTCTGCGCCCGACACTTCGTCGAGCACACCTTCCGCGCGTCGCAGGTGCTCGGTGAGCATCCGGATCGCCTCTGCACTCAACTCGCTTCGATTGCGTTTGATGAACGCGCGCAGCGCCGAAGCAGCGCCCTTCGCCACGCTCGGAGACGAAGAGACCACACCATCCAGAATCGCGTCGATCTTCGACCGGTACGAGAAGACGAACCCCTGCGTGTCGATGTTCAGTCGTTCTGCGACCTCGGCGGAGGTCAGGCCATCCAAGACCGATAGGCGGTACACATCCCCCATGCGAGACGCGTCCTGACGCAGGATGCCGGCAATCTCCTCGCGCGGCGTCGTTGCGGGCAGCTGTTCGGCATCCGTCAGCTCACCTTCCGGCTCACGCCACTCGCCATCCTCGATCCCAGAATCGTCCATGCTCTATGTTTACCGCCTCTCGCGACGCATGGGCGCCGCTGTGCCGACAGACAAAGCCAACGCACTACGGTCGATTCGTGACCTCCACCTTCGGCTGGCTCGACGCCGACGCCGAGCAGCGTCGGCGCATGCTCAAGGTGGTCGACCTGTTCAAAGAAGAGGGCACGGTCGACGAGCTGGGCATCGGCACGATCCGCGATGCCTTGTCAGATCAGCTGTTCCCGCTTGGTGTCACAGACGCCGACGAGCCTCGTCGACGAAACTCGGGACGCCGGCTCGAACGAGTGACGTCAGGACATCGTCAACGCTCAATGTCGGATTGCGAGTCGCGGCAGCCTGAGCATGAAGGACATCCATCACGACCCTGCCCCGCATGTCGAGTTGGCTCATCAAGAAATCGTCCGGATGGATTGCTTCAACGTCGAATGCTGACAGTGTCGCGTCCGGGAAGTCTTTGAGATTCGCCGTGACGATGGCATCAGCACGAGACCGGATCGCGGCCGCCAGAACATGCCGATCATCAGGGTCGGGCAGTCGCAGGCTGAGCTCCAGCTGCTCAGTTCCGCTCACGCATGCGCCGGGAAAGCTCTCCGTCATGTACTGAACACGACGTCGCACGAGCCCTTCGTCGAGATCCGGATGAACCTCTGTAATGGCCTCGGTAGCCTCGTCGAGGATGCGCTCAGACCAGATCGGCCGAAACATCCGCTCCTCCGCAAGACGGAGAAGGATGTCGCACAATGACACGGGGACCATGACACATGCGTCGAGCACCGCAGCGAAAATGGCCATCCCACTTCACCGTGTGCGCTTTCGCTTCCGAGCCGCTCGAAGTGCTTCGACGTAGTCGGCTGACGAAGCGTCGTACATCCCGGCAGCCGCCGCTTCGTCGGTCAATGCATCCAGACGCTCCGACGTCGCACGGTGCGTGCGCTCACGATACTGAAGCACATCCGAGAGCTTCAGCCGCCGGTGCCGGTTCGGCTGGTCATAGGGCAGTTCTCCTTGCTCCAGCAGTCGGATCAGGGTCGGGCGACTGATGCCGAGCATCTCAGCTGCTTCTTGAGTGCTCAGCGCCATTGCATAAGGAACCACACTCACCGCGTTTCCCGCACGCATCTGCTCTGCCACCTGCACGAGCACCTCGAACACCTCGTCGGGAAGCTCGATCTGTTCGTTGGAGGGTCCTACGAGCCGGGGCTTGACCTGCGCTGCAGATTCGTTCTCAATGAACCGCGAGAGCGCCGCGATTCCATGAGAATCTGCAGGTACTACAGGGTCGACAAGTCGACGGGGACGTTCGAGTGCGGTCATCAGTTCCTCCCACCTCACTATCGATGATCACCGCAAAACGAACAAAACGCAAGGTCAGTCGGATCACGTGATCAACGGGAACCAGCCACCACCGCTCATGCGCTGAAGTCATCGTGAAGGACGACGCGGCTGAGCTCAACGACACCGCCGGGAAGCTCCCAGTAGTGGAGCCGACGCGCAGAGGGGGCGTTGCTTTCAATCGAGGCACGCCAGCATTTGGCGCCGTCAGCGCG is drawn from Microbacterium protaetiae and contains these coding sequences:
- a CDS encoding helix-turn-helix domain-containing protein, with the translated sequence MTALERPRRLVDPVVPADSHGIAALSRFIENESAAQVKPRLVGPSNEQIELPDEVFEVLVQVAEQMRAGNAVSVVPYAMALSTQEAAEMLGISRPTLIRLLEQGELPYDQPNRHRRLKLSDVLQYRERTHRATSERLDALTDEAAAAGMYDASSADYVEALRAARKRKRTR